In one window of Acidobacteriota bacterium DNA:
- a CDS encoding sigma-70 family RNA polymerase sigma factor, translating to MASYIHSQTAIEPKFKSGATRWLRWVIRKIKWEIDEVAFNKLLLHFDADVHRAAQLYELMRDQLIRFFESRGCKSAPELTDATFNRVMRKIAEGTEIAETAIGAYLYSVARNVLKEYWHNAGHQNIELNELPPSLHPAENPNHTEERLERRLERERKLECLESCVQKLSETERKMILSYYQGETGLKIENRKKLAERFNLTLTTLRTRIFRIRERLERCVEDCYEKFTGQ from the coding sequence ATGGCTTCTTACATTCATTCGCAAACCGCTATCGAACCAAAATTCAAGTCAGGCGCAACACGCTGGTTGAGGTGGGTTATTCGCAAAATCAAGTGGGAAATAGATGAAGTTGCCTTCAATAAGCTATTGCTGCATTTCGACGCCGATGTGCATCGCGCGGCTCAGTTGTATGAACTCATGCGTGACCAACTCATCCGTTTTTTTGAAAGCCGAGGTTGCAAGAGTGCGCCGGAACTCACCGATGCAACCTTTAACCGGGTCATGCGCAAAATCGCCGAGGGCACAGAGATTGCCGAGACTGCGATTGGCGCTTATCTCTACAGCGTGGCGCGCAATGTTCTTAAAGAATACTGGCACAATGCCGGTCATCAAAATATCGAGTTGAATGAATTGCCGCCCAGCCTGCACCCTGCGGAAAATCCTAACCATACCGAGGAAAGGTTGGAACGACGCCTTGAACGCGAACGAAAGCTTGAGTGTCTCGAATCCTGCGTGCAGAAGCTATCGGAAACCGAACGTAAAATGATTCTCAGCTATTATCAGGGCGAAACCGGTCTTAAAATTGAGAATCGCAAAAAGCTTGCCGAACGTTTCAATCTGACGTTGACCACCCTGCGCACCAGAATCTTTCGCATTCGCGAGCGTCTGGAACGTTGTGTCGAAGATTGTTATGAAAAATTCACCGGTCAGTGA
- a CDS encoding vanadium-dependent haloperoxidase — protein sequence MRKRIEQKSASDTRADASSQSPAKPASTDRREFLEKIGAATVAASVVSIVGVETAQAQEAQEIDTQVLGPLGSNKRAKTAYQTRVSMAAQQRAVPDPGHPDNGDEARYANKIGSFTKSLKHHPTTGEVDPAAYQAFINALSSGKNADFDALVTSGHFGTADQSRRRRLVNPQSGYAFDLEGADSYKLQMPPSPAFASAEEAGEMVELYWMALLRDVAFTEYETHPLAAAAADDLSTMSDFHGPKAGGRVTPQMLFRDTYAGCTTGPYISQFLLQPAGFGAQEIDQRVRTHVPGIDFMTTFQEWLDVQNGVVPTQQFTNGDAYFCRNGRDLSFYVHIDVLFQAYFVAFLVLANGGYPLDAGNPYGQILDGGAGRALPVGVSGSISQVGFGTFGAPAIATMVCEPSSRALKAQWFQKWMVHRRLRPEEFGGRVEVQRLNRATYPFHADLTRSSVLNQVFSQYGSHLLPQVFPEGSPVHTSYGSGHATVAGACVTMLKAFFDESAVIKNPVMPSADGQSLVPYEGEPLTVGGELNKIASNISQGRNIAGVHWRTDATEANKLGEAVAINILRDTKSCYHESFGGFSLTKFDGTRITI from the coding sequence ATGAGAAAACGAATCGAGCAAAAATCTGCATCGGACACCCGCGCCGATGCCTCATCCCAATCACCAGCTAAACCTGCTTCTACAGACCGCCGCGAATTCCTGGAGAAAATCGGCGCGGCTACCGTAGCGGCAAGTGTGGTCAGCATCGTTGGTGTCGAAACTGCGCAGGCGCAGGAAGCGCAAGAGATCGACACTCAGGTGCTTGGCCCGCTCGGCAGCAATAAACGCGCAAAAACCGCTTATCAAACCCGCGTATCAATGGCGGCGCAACAACGCGCTGTACCAGACCCGGGGCATCCAGACAATGGCGATGAAGCGCGATATGCCAATAAAATCGGCAGTTTTACAAAATCGTTGAAACATCACCCGACCACCGGCGAAGTTGACCCGGCGGCTTATCAGGCGTTCATCAATGCGCTGAGCAGCGGCAAAAACGCTGATTTTGATGCGCTGGTCACCAGTGGTCATTTCGGCACCGCTGATCAGTCGCGTCGCCGTCGCCTGGTCAATCCGCAATCCGGTTACGCTTTCGATCTCGAAGGCGCGGATTCCTATAAATTGCAGATGCCTCCGTCCCCGGCTTTTGCGAGCGCCGAAGAAGCCGGGGAAATGGTTGAACTTTACTGGATGGCATTGCTTCGCGATGTTGCGTTCACAGAATACGAAACCCATCCGCTGGCTGCTGCCGCTGCCGATGATTTATCGACGATGTCGGATTTTCACGGACCTAAGGCAGGTGGGCGCGTCACTCCGCAAATGCTTTTCCGCGATACTTATGCGGGCTGCACCACGGGTCCTTACATTTCGCAATTTCTTTTGCAACCCGCAGGCTTTGGCGCGCAGGAAATTGACCAGCGCGTGAGAACCCATGTGCCGGGCATTGATTTCATGACCACCTTTCAGGAATGGCTCGATGTGCAAAACGGGGTTGTGCCCACGCAACAGTTCACCAATGGCGACGCCTATTTCTGTCGCAATGGTCGTGACCTCAGTTTCTATGTTCACATAGACGTGTTGTTCCAAGCCTATTTTGTCGCCTTTCTGGTGTTGGCAAATGGCGGTTATCCGCTGGATGCGGGCAATCCTTACGGGCAAATCCTCGACGGAGGAGCCGGCAGAGCTTTGCCGGTTGGCGTTTCGGGGTCCATATCGCAAGTCGGGTTTGGCACTTTCGGCGCTCCGGCAATCGCTACGATGGTCTGTGAACCGTCATCACGCGCCCTCAAAGCCCAATGGTTCCAGAAATGGATGGTGCATCGCCGTTTGCGTCCAGAAGAGTTCGGTGGGCGTGTCGAAGTTCAACGATTGAATCGCGCTACCTATCCGTTCCATGCAGACCTGACGCGCTCAAGTGTATTGAATCAGGTGTTCAGCCAATATGGTTCGCATCTGTTGCCGCAAGTCTTCCCGGAAGGCTCACCCGTTCATACCTCTTATGGTTCGGGACACGCGACCGTTGCTGGTGCCTGCGTAACCATGCTCAAGGCTTTCTTTGATGAATCGGCAGTCATTAAAAACCCGGTGATGCCAAGCGCCGATGGACAATCGCTGGTGCCTTACGAGGGCGAACCGCTCACCGTTGGCGGCGAATTGAATAAGATTGCCTCGAATATTTCCCAAGGCAGAAACATCGCCGGCGTACACTGGCGCACCGATGCTACGGAAGCCAACAAACTCGGCGAAGCGGTCGCCATCAATATTTTGCGCGATACCAAGAGTTGTTATCACGAAAGTTTCGGCGGCTTCTCCTTAACGAAATTCGACGGCACGCGCATTACCATTTAA
- a CDS encoding winged helix-turn-helix domain-containing protein, producing MQPTTPRIYSFGEFALDLTQGCLLHNGEPVKLRPKVFEVLRYLVENSNRLVSKDELVEVVWADAIVTDNSLVQCLKEARAALHDNAHNLIKTVPRRGYIFIAKVNEAKPSSPHLAFAEQFEGIKIVIEDIEERESANPVAEPALTQPSRSLMSAPKPYRAIEEVIKTPKARLAVGLLPLILLVGAIGYYWRTASPSSANKLKAISIRITQPTILTNSGDVYGAAISPNGQYLVYIWLRPQTRSLRVQHLSTGSTIEILPPIPSHLQPTCNYWGVLFSADSNYIYYLLVDDGENLQGALFRVPVLGGHSQKVISHVNSAFESPDGKHIAFIRTNQIPGLSRLMICNRDGTNEQILSTIDTNSRFNSLGWSPDGTNILYVFRQYTPEGYFHYLAEIPASGGTEHRLIQPRRERIIAAAWLPDKSGLMMNAVDAQTNLPQIYFVAYPGGEVQQLTNDWNNYKGLTITADGRTVVSEVSGGTTNLWLMPKDAPRQAVSLASSSRGWYYGLSWTPDKQLVYNAYENGVSQICKMTIDGSHRQQLTSAPGHNADASVTPDGRFMVFYSTRSGSAQIWRMTVNGDDPVQLTHSHVGVFKPQTSPDSQWVYYTADVQGSWQVWKVPITGGKEELVEAAPVKVWAISPDGKMLAYSFFDEQNKQMQVAVRRLDENEPFRYFDIAAEVKLEWTRDGRALTYINSQSTSKNIWVQLLDGEEARPLTALGADQWIAAYAWSPDGEALAYTRVNTTFDVALLQLK from the coding sequence ATGCAGCCGACCACCCCTCGAATTTATTCTTTCGGTGAATTCGCCCTCGACCTGACTCAGGGTTGCCTGCTTCACAATGGCGAACCGGTAAAACTGCGACCAAAAGTTTTTGAAGTGCTGCGTTATCTGGTAGAAAATTCCAACCGCCTGGTGAGTAAAGACGAATTGGTCGAAGTAGTGTGGGCGGATGCCATTGTTACCGATAATTCTCTGGTTCAATGCCTGAAAGAAGCGCGGGCGGCATTGCACGACAACGCGCATAACCTGATCAAAACCGTGCCACGACGCGGCTACATCTTTATTGCCAAGGTAAACGAAGCAAAGCCATCGTCTCCCCATTTAGCATTTGCCGAGCAGTTTGAGGGAATCAAGATTGTCATTGAAGACATCGAAGAACGTGAGTCGGCAAATCCGGTTGCTGAACCGGCATTGACGCAGCCTTCCCGGTCGCTGATGTCAGCGCCGAAACCCTATCGCGCTATTGAGGAGGTGATAAAAACTCCTAAGGCAAGGCTCGCAGTAGGGCTTCTTCCCCTCATCCTGCTTGTCGGAGCCATTGGCTATTATTGGCGGACCGCTAGCCCTTCATCAGCCAACAAACTCAAAGCCATTTCAATCCGTATTACCCAGCCGACAATCTTGACAAACAGTGGCGATGTTTACGGCGCAGCCATTTCGCCGAACGGGCAATATCTGGTCTATATCTGGTTGAGACCTCAGACTCGCAGCCTGCGTGTCCAACACCTGTCGACAGGGAGTACGATAGAAATTCTTCCGCCCATTCCGTCCCACCTTCAGCCGACCTGTAATTATTGGGGGGTGCTTTTCTCAGCCGATAGTAACTATATCTATTATTTGCTGGTCGATGATGGAGAGAATCTCCAGGGCGCGCTCTTTCGTGTACCCGTTCTTGGCGGGCACTCACAAAAGGTAATCAGTCATGTGAATAGTGCGTTTGAGTCGCCCGACGGGAAGCACATTGCCTTCATCCGTACCAATCAAATTCCGGGACTCTCCCGCTTGATGATTTGCAACAGAGACGGCACAAACGAGCAGATTCTCTCGACCATTGATACGAACTCAAGGTTCAATTCGCTCGGTTGGTCGCCGGATGGGACGAACATCCTGTATGTGTTCCGCCAATATACGCCAGAAGGTTACTTCCATTATCTGGCGGAAATTCCCGCTTCAGGTGGCACCGAACATCGCCTGATTCAACCCCGGCGCGAACGCATTATTGCGGCGGCATGGTTGCCGGACAAGAGCGGTCTGATGATGAATGCCGTTGATGCGCAAACCAATCTCCCGCAAATCTATTTTGTCGCTTATCCCGGTGGTGAGGTACAGCAACTGACCAACGACTGGAATAATTACAAAGGACTTACGATCACCGCTGACGGTCGCACGGTCGTTAGTGAAGTATCCGGCGGCACAACCAATCTCTGGTTGATGCCCAAAGACGCCCCCAGACAGGCTGTGTCACTGGCAAGCAGTTCGAGGGGCTGGTATTACGGTTTGTCCTGGACACCCGACAAGCAACTTGTTTATAACGCCTACGAAAACGGCGTTAGTCAAATCTGTAAGATGACAATCGATGGTAGTCATCGCCAACAACTCACTTCCGCACCCGGACACAACGCTGACGCCTCTGTTACCCCTGACGGGCGCTTTATGGTCTTCTATTCAACGCGCTCCGGCAGCGCTCAAATCTGGCGCATGACCGTGAATGGAGACGATCCGGTTCAACTCACTCATTCCCATGTGGGAGTATTCAAGCCGCAAACATCGCCTGATAGTCAATGGGTGTATTACACGGCGGATGTACAGGGAAGTTGGCAGGTGTGGAAGGTGCCGATAACCGGCGGCAAGGAGGAGTTAGTCGAGGCTGCCCCGGTAAAGGTCTGGGCGATTTCGCCTGATGGTAAGATGCTCGCCTACAGTTTCTTCGATGAGCAAAATAAGCAAATGCAGGTCGCCGTGCGGCGACTCGACGAAAACGAGCCATTCCGCTATTTCGACATCGCCGCTGAAGTAAAGTTAGAGTGGACCCGAGACGGTCGGGCGCTGACTTATATTAATTCCCAGTCTACCTCAAAAAACATCTGGGTACAGTTGTTAGATGGTGAGGAGGCGCGACCGCTGACGGCGCTGGGCGCAGACCAGTGGATCGCCGCTTACGCCTGGTCACCCGATGGTGAAGCTTTGGCGTATACCCGTGTTAATACCACCTTTGACGTGGCACTGCTCCAACTGAAATAG
- a CDS encoding lysophospholipid acyltransferase family protein: MRLVITVLRPVALWLSRWFFKIQFNGVEHIPPSGACIVTPNHLTYADPIWITIPIYRRVRYMAWARMFEIPGLGLIMRSFGAFPVKLESTDKYAQREAIELLKRGDALVIFPEGGRSKNGKLMPFKAGAFRLAITHGIPILPVTIHEGAYEIWPVHQTFPRSGELTITFHPPIAVEPLTEELNKLEIKQRARELANRTRAVVASVLDDATVEEERLLIGGNDVEPVMKQDTPSPF; this comes from the coding sequence ATGAGATTGGTAATCACTGTTCTGCGACCGGTTGCGTTATGGCTCAGCCGCTGGTTTTTCAAAATTCAATTCAATGGTGTCGAACATATTCCGCCATCCGGCGCGTGCATTGTAACCCCGAATCATCTGACCTATGCAGACCCCATCTGGATAACCATTCCGATTTACCGGCGGGTGCGCTATATGGCGTGGGCGCGAATGTTTGAAATTCCCGGACTCGGTTTGATTATGCGCAGCTTTGGAGCTTTTCCCGTGAAACTCGAATCCACCGATAAATACGCCCAACGCGAAGCCATTGAGTTACTCAAGCGCGGTGATGCGCTGGTGATTTTCCCGGAAGGTGGGCGTTCAAAAAACGGCAAGTTGATGCCCTTTAAAGCCGGAGCTTTTCGCTTAGCCATCACCCACGGCATTCCGATTTTGCCGGTTACGATTCACGAAGGGGCTTATGAGATTTGGCCTGTGCATCAAACCTTTCCGCGCTCCGGCGAATTGACCATCACTTTTCATCCGCCGATTGCCGTTGAACCGCTTACCGAAGAATTGAACAAACTGGAAATCAAACAGCGCGCCCGCGAACTGGCAAATCGTACTCGCGCCGTGGTTGCCAGTGTTCTGGATGACGCGACCGTTGAAGAGGAGAGGTTGTTGATTGGCGGAAATGATGTTGAACCGGTGATGAAACAAGACACGCCTTCCCCTTTCTGA
- a CDS encoding M14 family zinc carboxypeptidase, which produces MNPKRLLALKSACALWLVVLLALSSFSTFAQQKKEKTKAATAPAAQKIDEGYTAKIKEYTTNPAFLTEFVDHLPASDKVPTPEKVLGYIAGTPNKLTYTKDLYRYYRELEKATPRVRVFVAPEKSEEGREQLTILVSDEANLAKLDRYKEITAKLADPRKLTDAEAKPLMSEGKAFYWASGSIHSPETGSPEMLMEMAYRLAVQETPFIEAIRKNLIVMITPALEVDGRDRMVDLYNWRKANPGKQAPSLLFWGKYVAHDNNRDGLGMALALSRNQMKIFLEYHPQVLHDLHESVPFLYTSTGTGPYNAWLDPLVVDEWHALAYHEIEEMTKRGVPGVWTHGFYDGWAPNYMFYVANGHNSIGRFYETFGNGGADTQDRVVGAQSQRDWFRPNPPWPNVKWSIRNNNNMQQSAILLAMNKVANDKERFLNNFYIKSKRAIAKAMNEGPAAYVIPGDTPRPVEAADMVNLLRLMGIEVHTATKDFEAKGQKFPSGSYIIRMDQPYSRMADMMMDTQYYNVNDPRPYDDTGWTLGAMRNIKTVRVTDKNVLSAPMVMLTSDAKITGKMIGSANAAYVINHNTDNTLASLRFKLKDVKMQAAEEAFKVGNQEFNAGSFIIKSEGNPANLRQQLESAVAEYGVNALAVDKVPEVKTHELAVPRIAILHTWTNTQNDGWYRIEFDRFGIPYKYISVHEIRDTLNLRDKYDVIIFPPVGGTAQSIVNGLPKRGDPIPWMKSDITPNFANSPDQTADMRGGIELRGMANLQKFIEDGGLFMPITNTASLTIDYGITTGVSIQESRQLNARGSIMNASFVDRKSPIAYGYSDSLQIYFSQSPLLQVGGGGFAGGGGGGQFGGGATGRPSGRGTLTDPDIVQGMPQPAPMTGGGEGGGQGFGGGGAPLPANMRPRVILRFAQDEKNLLVSGMLAGGSELAGKPAVVDLPVGRGHVVMFATNPMWRHQTQGEFFLIFNAALNFNHLGAGLAPERPRSPQAGTGNDDEN; this is translated from the coding sequence ATGAACCCTAAACGCTTGCTTGCGCTCAAGTCTGCGTGTGCGCTGTGGCTTGTCGTACTTCTGGCGCTTTCGAGTTTTTCAACATTCGCGCAGCAGAAAAAAGAGAAAACCAAAGCGGCGACCGCTCCTGCTGCTCAAAAAATTGATGAGGGGTACACCGCAAAAATCAAAGAATATACGACCAATCCAGCCTTCCTAACCGAATTTGTAGACCATTTGCCAGCTTCGGATAAAGTGCCGACGCCGGAAAAAGTTCTCGGCTATATCGCCGGCACCCCGAATAAACTCACTTACACCAAAGACCTTTATCGGTATTATCGTGAACTGGAAAAAGCCACGCCGCGCGTCAGGGTTTTTGTCGCTCCTGAAAAATCTGAAGAGGGCAGAGAACAATTGACGATTCTGGTAAGCGATGAAGCCAATCTCGCCAAACTCGACCGTTACAAAGAAATCACCGCCAAGCTTGCCGACCCGCGTAAACTCACCGATGCCGAAGCCAAACCCTTAATGAGTGAAGGCAAAGCCTTTTACTGGGCATCGGGTTCAATTCATTCGCCGGAAACCGGCTCGCCTGAAATGTTGATGGAGATGGCTTATCGCCTTGCGGTGCAGGAGACGCCGTTCATCGAAGCGATTCGCAAAAATTTAATCGTGATGATTACCCCCGCGCTGGAAGTTGACGGGCGCGACCGCATGGTCGATTTGTACAACTGGCGCAAAGCCAATCCCGGCAAACAAGCGCCGTCGCTGCTCTTCTGGGGCAAGTACGTCGCCCATGACAATAACCGCGATGGCTTGGGCATGGCGCTTGCCCTGTCGCGCAATCAAATGAAAATCTTTCTCGAATATCACCCGCAGGTGCTGCACGACCTGCACGAATCGGTGCCGTTTTTGTATACCTCTACAGGCACAGGACCTTATAACGCCTGGCTTGACCCGTTGGTGGTTGATGAATGGCATGCGCTTGCCTATCACGAAATCGAAGAGATGACCAAACGCGGCGTACCCGGCGTGTGGACGCATGGATTTTATGATGGCTGGGCGCCGAATTATATGTTTTATGTGGCGAACGGGCATAACTCGATTGGCAGGTTTTATGAAACTTTCGGCAATGGCGGCGCGGACACCCAAGACCGCGTGGTCGGCGCGCAATCGCAACGCGACTGGTTTCGCCCGAATCCGCCCTGGCCCAATGTCAAATGGTCTATACGCAACAACAACAATATGCAGCAATCGGCTATCTTGCTGGCGATGAATAAAGTTGCCAATGATAAAGAGCGGTTTCTCAATAATTTTTATATCAAGAGCAAACGCGCCATTGCCAAAGCGATGAATGAAGGGCCTGCGGCTTATGTGATTCCCGGCGATACGCCGCGACCCGTTGAAGCCGCAGACATGGTAAACCTGTTGCGTTTGATGGGCATTGAAGTCCACACCGCGACCAAAGACTTTGAAGCCAAAGGACAGAAATTTCCCTCCGGTTCCTACATCATCCGCATGGATCAACCCTATTCGCGCATGGCGGATATGATGATGGATACGCAGTATTACAACGTCAACGACCCGCGACCTTATGACGATACGGGGTGGACGCTTGGCGCGATGCGCAACATCAAGACGGTTCGCGTCACCGATAAAAACGTGCTCAGCGCCCCGATGGTGATGCTTACAAGCGATGCCAAAATCACCGGCAAAATGATTGGCTCAGCAAACGCCGCCTACGTCATCAATCACAACACCGACAACACCCTTGCCTCTTTACGTTTCAAGTTGAAAGACGTGAAGATGCAGGCAGCAGAAGAAGCCTTCAAAGTCGGCAATCAGGAATTCAATGCCGGTTCATTCATCATTAAATCCGAAGGCAATCCGGCAAATCTGCGGCAACAACTCGAAAGCGCCGTCGCTGAATATGGCGTAAATGCGCTGGCGGTTGATAAAGTTCCCGAAGTCAAAACCCATGAACTCGCGGTGCCGCGCATAGCGATTTTGCACACCTGGACGAACACCCAAAATGATGGCTGGTATCGCATCGAATTTGATCGCTTCGGCATTCCTTACAAATACATCTCCGTGCATGAAATTCGCGACACTCTGAATCTGCGCGACAAATATGATGTGATTATCTTTCCGCCCGTAGGTGGCACGGCGCAATCCATCGTCAATGGTCTGCCAAAACGCGGCGACCCAATCCCCTGGATGAAATCCGACATTACGCCGAATTTTGCCAATTCACCCGACCAGACGGCGGATATGCGCGGCGGCATCGAACTGCGAGGTATGGCGAACTTGCAGAAGTTCATTGAAGACGGCGGCTTGTTTATGCCGATCACCAACACCGCGAGTCTGACGATTGATTACGGCATCACCACAGGCGTCAGCATTCAGGAATCGCGGCAATTGAATGCGCGCGGTTCAATCATGAATGCCTCATTTGTTGACCGCAAAAGTCCGATAGCCTATGGCTACAGTGATTCGCTGCAAATCTATTTCAGTCAATCGCCGCTCCTGCAAGTCGGCGGTGGGGGATTTGCCGGTGGTGGCGGAGGCGGACAGTTTGGCGGTGGCGCAACCGGCAGACCTTCGGGGCGCGGAACGCTTACAGACCCGGATATTGTTCAGGGAATGCCGCAACCCGCGCCAATGACCGGCGGTGGTGAAGGCGGCGGACAAGGATTCGGCGGTGGCGGCGCGCCACTTCCTGCCAACATGCGACCGCGAGTGATTTTGCGTTTCGCGCAGGATGAAAAGAATTTGTTGGTGAGCGGTATGCTTGCGGGCGGCAGCGAACTTGCAGGCAAACCCGCAGTGGTTGATCTTCCTGTAGGTCGTGGTCATGTCGTGATGTTTGCGACCAATCCGATGTGGCGACATCAAACACAGGGCGAGTTCTTTTTAATTTTCAACGCGGCACTGAATTTCAATCACCTCGGCGCGGGGCTTGCGCCCGAACGCCCGCGCAGTCCGCAAGCCGGCACCGGCAATGATGACGAAAATTAA
- a CDS encoding DUF5678 domain-containing protein — translation MAENRSEYVGQWVALDGDRLIAHGDNPLAFKEKIRSAGVQRPFIVHIQEDQGAYTGGWL, via the coding sequence ATTGCCGAAAATCGAAGCGAATATGTAGGACAATGGGTTGCCTTGGATGGTGACCGATTGATTGCTCACGGCGATAATCCGTTGGCTTTTAAGGAAAAGATACGTTCAGCAGGTGTACAGCGACCTTTCATTGTTCACATTCAGGAAGACCAGGGAGCTTATACAGGAGGTTGGTTGTGA
- a CDS encoding WD40 repeat domain-containing protein, which produces MKKVILALIFAAFSVTATKSLNALDGEPFPGSFFAPSPVYSIAVSPDGKMVASGYDYGIVRLWDVATGKELRKFQGRQGWVFKVAFSSDGKLLVSGTADKAVTIWDISAGKELRTISDPGMGTQMAVSADGKIVALAGFYAEKTKRIKIWDLSTGTEVQTFGSLTELGAYGQFSELRAIAFSPNGKSLAASCAEGNIDRQVSQFGVHLWEISTGKHLGKINRNFVNGIAFRADGKMLAAASGDTSIYLWDLSVGAEHSPLKGSGTRVWTVAFSPDGNTLASGGGFDTTYNEAILWDVASGLESRRLKSHLKNLTCLAFTPDGKTLLSSSADGTIKIWGMPDGRLLRTLAIDAGLIPQ; this is translated from the coding sequence ATGAAAAAAGTTATTCTGGCGCTGATTTTTGCGGCTTTTTCTGTGACAGCGACGAAATCCCTGAACGCTCTCGATGGTGAACCTTTTCCCGGCAGTTTTTTTGCGCCAAGTCCGGTTTATTCAATCGCCGTCAGCCCGGATGGCAAGATGGTTGCCAGTGGGTACGATTATGGCATCGTCCGATTGTGGGATGTGGCAACGGGAAAAGAACTGCGGAAATTCCAGGGGCGGCAAGGGTGGGTCTTTAAAGTCGCGTTCAGCAGCGATGGCAAACTGCTGGTGAGCGGAACTGCCGATAAAGCGGTCACTATCTGGGATATTTCTGCGGGTAAAGAACTCCGCACAATTAGCGATCCCGGAATGGGAACTCAAATGGCAGTAAGCGCCGATGGGAAAATAGTGGCTCTGGCAGGGTTTTATGCCGAAAAAACCAAGAGAATAAAAATTTGGGACCTCTCCACGGGAACCGAAGTACAAACCTTCGGTTCGTTGACTGAACTCGGGGCGTACGGTCAGTTTAGTGAACTTCGCGCGATTGCCTTCAGCCCGAATGGAAAGAGTCTGGCTGCCAGTTGTGCTGAAGGCAACATTGACCGGCAAGTCAGTCAGTTCGGGGTTCATCTATGGGAGATTTCGACCGGCAAGCATCTGGGGAAAATCAATCGAAATTTTGTCAATGGCATTGCTTTCCGGGCAGACGGGAAAATGCTTGCGGCTGCCAGCGGCGACACCTCGATTTATCTGTGGGACCTGAGCGTCGGCGCGGAACACAGTCCGCTCAAAGGCAGCGGAACCCGAGTCTGGACAGTCGCCTTTAGCCCGGATGGCAACACCCTGGCAAGTGGCGGAGGGTTTGACACTACTTATAATGAAGCCATCCTCTGGGATGTAGCCTCGGGGTTAGAAAGCCGCAGGCTCAAAAGCCACCTCAAGAATTTGACCTGTCTGGCATTCACCCCCGATGGCAAGACTTTGCTGAGCAGTAGTGCTGACGGCACCATTAAAATATGGGGAATGCCCGATGGCAGGTTGCTTCGCACCTTAGCCATCGATGCCGGTCTAATCCCACAATAA
- a CDS encoding cysteine peptidase family C39 domain-containing protein, with the protein MPLLRPPLYKQEKDNSCLPACLRMVLAVKGVMLSEKEVRKLCDWSPQGSVTSSAIVAAARALGFLHSYEDYGLRLQDLRDELRSGRFPIVGIDLRAYGQFGLHAQVAVSVTTRGVRVHDPLLGSFVTGLLVFEQAWSGSEFLTIIVA; encoded by the coding sequence ATGCCGCTATTAAGACCGCCTTTATACAAACAGGAAAAAGATAACTCTTGTTTGCCTGCTTGCCTGAGAATGGTGTTGGCAGTTAAAGGCGTAATGCTCTCGGAAAAAGAGGTGCGAAAACTTTGTGATTGGTCACCGCAAGGCTCTGTAACCTCGTCAGCCATAGTCGCAGCGGCGCGGGCGCTGGGCTTTTTGCATTCGTATGAAGATTATGGGTTGCGGCTTCAGGATTTGCGCGACGAATTGCGTTCAGGGCGGTTCCCAATTGTTGGAATTGATTTGCGAGCTTATGGACAATTCGGATTGCACGCTCAAGTTGCGGTTTCGGTAACGACCCGCGGGGTTAGAGTGCATGATCCATTGCTTGGCTCTTTTGTCACAGGCTTGCTGGTTTTTGAACAAGCTTGGAGCGGCAGTGAATTTTTGACCATCATCGTTGCATAG
- a CDS encoding peroxiredoxin codes for MLNVGDQAPNFTVKTHTGEDVTLSNLRGKKVVLWFYPKADTPGUTLEGKGFRDRSQEFARKNAEIFGVSFDTPEENLAFAQKFDFPFKLLCDKERKIGIAYGACDTPDAVYAKRISYVVDEQGNIAHAFAQVTPGTHPDEVLALL; via the coding sequence ATGTTAAACGTTGGCGACCAAGCGCCGAATTTCACTGTCAAAACCCACACAGGAGAGGATGTAACCTTGAGCAATCTCAGAGGCAAAAAGGTTGTGTTGTGGTTTTATCCGAAAGCCGACACCCCTGGATGAACGCTTGAAGGAAAAGGCTTCCGTGATCGAAGCCAGGAATTTGCCCGGAAAAACGCTGAAATATTCGGCGTCAGTTTTGACACTCCCGAAGAAAATCTCGCCTTCGCGCAAAAATTCGACTTCCCTTTCAAATTACTCTGCGATAAGGAAAGAAAAATCGGCATAGCTTACGGGGCTTGTGATACACCCGACGCCGTTTATGCCAAACGCATCTCTTATGTAGTTGATGAGCAGGGCAACATCGCTCACGCCTTCGCGCAAGTCACTCCCGGTACACACCCGGATGAAGTGCTCGCGCTGCTTTAG